In Candidatus Moraniibacteriota bacterium, the sequence ATCGCCCCTCTGCAGAGCTCTTCAGAGGGGTTGGAGTCCACAGTTATACCACTTAACTAAGCTCCCGAAAGAGGGCTTATTTTGTTTCCTTATGCAATGTGTGCTTGCGGCAAAAACGGCAGTATTTTTTCAGTTCCAGTTTTTCTTTTACTTTTTTCTTATTGCGCGTTGTATGATAAGTAATTCTCTTGCACTGGCTGCATTTTAGTTTTGCGATGTTTTCCCGAGCCATTTCATCATGAAACATGAAACACGTAACATGTAACAATATCTTATTTTTGCGTTACGAATTTCAAGTTATAGGTTATGAGATTAACGAGCCCAGAGGGAGAATCGAACTCCCGCCTTTTCCTTACCATGGAAACGTTTTGCCACTTAACCATCTGGGCAAAAGATACGGTGGGCCGGGCAGGATTCGAACCTGCGTAGGCCAGAGGCCAACAGTTTTACAGACTGCCCCCTTTAACCACTTGGGTACCGACCCACATTTTGCACATTTTTATATTCGTCTATCCAATTTTTTATCAAATTCAGTAATTTCTTGTCTGAATATCTTATATGAATTAATCCATAAGGCATTTTATTTATTTTATTTTTATTATAATCATTTCGGATATATGGTTTTGAAAATTGCTTCTTGGAAATTCTGGTTAATTTACTCCAATAATCCATGTTTTTTCTTATATCCTGATTGGAGTAAAAATAAGAATATACTCTAAGCCTTTTTTCATTTATTCCACATATTTCTCTTAAAAATCTCATAAAAATAACAATCATATCCTTATCGCTATTGGCGAAATCAACTGATGTTCCGCCAGCTTTATATCCTTCTCCCCAATAAAGCATGACTCCCATTACCTTTAATGTTTTTAGTTTTTCGCTACTTATTTTTTTCAATACAAACGATGGCTTAGATCGCTCATATCTAATCGCATTACTTTCATGCTGTTTCCTTCTTTTCATCCTATTCTTTCGCATACAGTAAAATACGGCATCAATTGAAACACCTAACTTATTTGCTATGTCATTGACG encodes:
- the rpmG gene encoding 50S ribosomal protein L33, with amino-acid sequence MARENIAKLKCSQCKRITYHTTRNKKKVKEKLELKKYCRFCRKHTLHKETK